One Hordeum vulgare subsp. vulgare chromosome 4H, MorexV3_pseudomolecules_assembly, whole genome shotgun sequence DNA window includes the following coding sequences:
- the LOC123447435 gene encoding homologous-pairing protein 2 homolog has product MPPKSDSVEGIVLNFVNEQNRPLNSQNVADALQKFSLKKTAVQKGLDALADSGQISFKEYGKQKIYLARQDQFDIPNGEELEEMKKANNKLQEELAEQKKITSEVESEIKGLQSNLTLEEIKSKEARLQSEVQEMEEKLSKLQSGMILVKPEDKKIIEGSFSEKANQWRKRKRMFKELWDNITENSPKDQKEFKEELGLEYDEDVDVNFQPYSEMLVNLAKRRKVSR; this is encoded by the exons atgccgCCTAAGTCCGACAGCGTGGAAG GAATCGTCCTCAACTTCGTCAACGAG CAAAATAGGCCATTGAATTCTCAGAATGTAGCTGACGCACTACAGAAGTTTAGTCTTAAGAAGACTGCAGTGCAAAAAGGACTGGATGCATTGGCTGACAGTGGCCAAATATCTTTCAAGGAGTATGGTAAGCAGAAAATCTATCTGGCTCGGCAAGACCAGTTCGACATTCCAAATGGTGAAGAACTTGAGGAGATGAAGAAAGCAAATAACAAGCTACAGGAAGAACTCGCAGAACAAAAGAAAATTACTAGTGAGGTCGAATCTG AGATAAAAGGTCTACAGTCAAACTTGACACTGGAAGAGATTAAGTCAAAGGAGGCCAGATTACAAAGTGAG GTCCAGGAAATGGAAGAAAAATTGAGTAAATTGCAGAGTGGTATGATCTTGGTGAAACCTGAAGACAAGAAGATAATTGAAGGATCCTTCTCTGAGAAAGCTAACCAGTGGAGGAAGCGAAAGAGGATGTTCAAGGAGCTATGGGATAATATCACTGAGAATAGCCCCAAAGACCAGAAGGAATTTAAG GAAGAACTTGGCCTTGAGTATGATGAAGATGTCGACGTGAACTTCCAACCATACAGTGAAATGCTGGTGAATCTCGCCAAAAGGAGAAAAGTTTCGCGCTGA
- the LOC123447436 gene encoding serine/threonine-protein kinase prp4-like isoform X1 yields the protein MGSGEGPVSPRPTSRRHRRPHGDGADEASSPKRQKRSHHRHHHGHGNGDRGDQEAGSRPRVSAARPGEGEVEEGEIVDDAAAAAYRGPDAGFGKAGSVFGGLAPAPGCDDKFDANKKCREANHRRKRSEEIKEESRKEEDQGGFEHFAKQEEDDLKKTKEEARKRMNAILEKHRQRQFQKEHQGPVTSLDRDAATTEIKDANPVAVIVNEKSYTLGKTPIQSNISINLGISGDQRTACVSGFQEGIPMGDRSSDILCDDIFGVSPIRVQKLGNLDGMHVRKNSHRDNWDDEHGYYKYHLGEVLDGHYRITAGSGKGVFSTVVQAKDLKAGENDPEEVAIKIICNDDTKERYKSGKREVSVLEKLSSADRDDKRHCVWFISSFMYRDHLCLVLESLHMNLREVIKKFGRDIGLKLTAVRAYSKQLFIALKHLKDCSILHCDIKPDNILVNGSKNLLKLCDFGSALPAGINDITPILVSRFYRAPEIILGLPYDHSLDMWSVGCCLYELYTGKILFPGGTNNGMLWLHMELKGPFPKKMLRKGAFTTQHFDQDLNFHATDENLIKKKGVNKLCMNVKPSGVGPKISSFPGEDPKMLSRFKDLLEKMFVLDPQKRLTVSQALSHPFITGK from the exons ATGGGCAGCGGAGAGGGCCCCGTCTCGCCGCGCCCCACCTCCAGGCGCCACCGCCGGCCGCACGGCGACGGCGCGGACGAGGCCTCCTCCCCGAAGCGCCAGAAGCGtagccatcatcgtcatcaccacggCCACGGCAACGGCGACAGGGGAGACCAGGAGGCGGGCTCGCGCCCGCGGGTGTCGGCGGCGAGGCCGGGGGAAGGCGAGGTAGAGGAGGGTGAGATAGTAGacgatgccgccgccgccgcctacaGGGGACCGGATGCCGGCTTCGGCAAGGCGGGGTCGGTGTTCGGCGGTCTGGCACCTGCTCCG GGATGTGATGACAAATTTGATGCAAACAAGAAGTGTAGAGAGGCCAACCACAGAAGAAAAAGATCTGAAGAAATCAAGGAAGAATCTCGCAA ggaggaagatcaaggtGGCTTTGAACACTTTGCAAAgcaagaagaagatgatcttaaAAAAACTAAGGAGGAAGCAAGAAAGAGGATGAATGCTATTCTGGAGAAGCACCGGCAACGCCAGTTTCAGAAGGAACACCAGGGACCTGTAACATCACTGGATAGAGATGCTGCTACCACTGAAATAAAAGATGCCAATCCAGTCGCTGTAATTGTTAATGAAAAATCCTACACTCTGGGGAAGACTCCTATCCAATCTAACATTTCAATCAACTTGGGGATATCTGGTGATCAAAGGACGGCATGTGTTTCAGGTTTTCAAGAGGGCATTCCCATG GGTGATAGATCTTCAGATATACTTTGCGATGATATTTTTGGAGTATCTCCTATTAGAGTTCAGAAATTG GGTAATCTAGATGGTATGCATGTCAGGAAGAATTCACATCGTGACAACTGGGATGATGAGCATGGATATTACA AGTACCACTTAGGGGAAGTGCTAGATGGCCATTACAGAATTACAGCAGGCTCTGGGAAGGGAGTTTTCTCAACAGTTGTCCAGGCAAAGGATCTAAAAGCTGGGGAAAATGATCCTGAAGAAGTAGCTATCAAAATTATCTGCAATGATGACACAAAAGAAAG GTACAAATCTGGTAAGAGGGAGGTTTCTGTATTGGAAAAATTGTCAAGCGCAGATCGTGACGACAAACGACACTGTGTCTGGTTTATTTCTAGTTTCATGTATCGGGATCATCTCTGTTTAGTTCTTGAATCCCTTCATATGAATCTTCGTGAGGTTATAAAGAAATTTGGTCGTGATATAGGGCTGAAGCTTACTGCTGTAAGGGCGTACTCAAAACAACTTTTCATCGCGTTGAAGCACCTAAAGGATTGCAGTATCCTCCATTGTGATATTAAACCAGATAATATACTG GTAAATGGGTCTAAAAACTTGTTGAAACTGTGTGATTTTGGTAGTGCTTTGCCTGCTGGAATAAATGATATCACACCAATTCTTGTGAGCCGCTTCTACCGAGCACCTGAGATAA TTCTTGGATTGCCGTACGATCATTCGTTGGATATGTGGTCAGTTGGCTGTTGCCTATATGAACTTTACACAGGGAAAATCTTATTTCCTGGTGGGACGAACAATGGCATGCTTTGGCTTCACATGGAATTGAAGGGTCCATTCCCCAAGAAGATGCTTCGAAAG GGAGCCTTTACAACTCAACACTTTGACCAGGACCTTAATTTCCATGCCACTGATGAGAATCTGATTAAGAAGAAG GGGGTGAATAAATTGTGTATGAACGTTAAACCaagtggtgttggtcccaaaatatCAAGCTTCCCAGGCGAGGATCCGAAAATGCTGTCCAGGTTTAAAGATCTCCTGGAGAAAATGTTTGTGCTAGATCCACAAAAGAGGCTCACTGTGTCACAAGCGCTTAGCCATCCATTTATCACTGGCAAGTGA
- the LOC123447436 gene encoding serine/threonine-protein kinase prp4-like isoform X2, producing the protein MPPPPPTGDRMPASARRGRCSAVWHLLRSVPNPRPLRSRSGCDDKFDANKKCREANHRRKRSEEIKEESRKEEDQGGFEHFAKQEEDDLKKTKEEARKRMNAILEKHRQRQFQKEHQGPVTSLDRDAATTEIKDANPVAVIVNEKSYTLGKTPIQSNISINLGISGDQRTACVSGFQEGIPMGDRSSDILCDDIFGVSPIRVQKLGNLDGMHVRKNSHRDNWDDEHGYYKYHLGEVLDGHYRITAGSGKGVFSTVVQAKDLKAGENDPEEVAIKIICNDDTKERYKSGKREVSVLEKLSSADRDDKRHCVWFISSFMYRDHLCLVLESLHMNLREVIKKFGRDIGLKLTAVRAYSKQLFIALKHLKDCSILHCDIKPDNILVNGSKNLLKLCDFGSALPAGINDITPILVSRFYRAPEIILGLPYDHSLDMWSVGCCLYELYTGKILFPGGTNNGMLWLHMELKGPFPKKMLRKGAFTTQHFDQDLNFHATDENLIKKKGVNKLCMNVKPSGVGPKISSFPGEDPKMLSRFKDLLEKMFVLDPQKRLTVSQALSHPFITGK; encoded by the exons atgccgccgccgccgcctacaGGGGACCGGATGCCGGCTTCGGCAAGGCGGGGTCGGTGTTCGGCGGTCTGGCACCTGCTCCGGTCTGTTCCGAACCCCCGTCCTTTGCGTTCCCGTTCG GGATGTGATGACAAATTTGATGCAAACAAGAAGTGTAGAGAGGCCAACCACAGAAGAAAAAGATCTGAAGAAATCAAGGAAGAATCTCGCAA ggaggaagatcaaggtGGCTTTGAACACTTTGCAAAgcaagaagaagatgatcttaaAAAAACTAAGGAGGAAGCAAGAAAGAGGATGAATGCTATTCTGGAGAAGCACCGGCAACGCCAGTTTCAGAAGGAACACCAGGGACCTGTAACATCACTGGATAGAGATGCTGCTACCACTGAAATAAAAGATGCCAATCCAGTCGCTGTAATTGTTAATGAAAAATCCTACACTCTGGGGAAGACTCCTATCCAATCTAACATTTCAATCAACTTGGGGATATCTGGTGATCAAAGGACGGCATGTGTTTCAGGTTTTCAAGAGGGCATTCCCATG GGTGATAGATCTTCAGATATACTTTGCGATGATATTTTTGGAGTATCTCCTATTAGAGTTCAGAAATTG GGTAATCTAGATGGTATGCATGTCAGGAAGAATTCACATCGTGACAACTGGGATGATGAGCATGGATATTACA AGTACCACTTAGGGGAAGTGCTAGATGGCCATTACAGAATTACAGCAGGCTCTGGGAAGGGAGTTTTCTCAACAGTTGTCCAGGCAAAGGATCTAAAAGCTGGGGAAAATGATCCTGAAGAAGTAGCTATCAAAATTATCTGCAATGATGACACAAAAGAAAG GTACAAATCTGGTAAGAGGGAGGTTTCTGTATTGGAAAAATTGTCAAGCGCAGATCGTGACGACAAACGACACTGTGTCTGGTTTATTTCTAGTTTCATGTATCGGGATCATCTCTGTTTAGTTCTTGAATCCCTTCATATGAATCTTCGTGAGGTTATAAAGAAATTTGGTCGTGATATAGGGCTGAAGCTTACTGCTGTAAGGGCGTACTCAAAACAACTTTTCATCGCGTTGAAGCACCTAAAGGATTGCAGTATCCTCCATTGTGATATTAAACCAGATAATATACTG GTAAATGGGTCTAAAAACTTGTTGAAACTGTGTGATTTTGGTAGTGCTTTGCCTGCTGGAATAAATGATATCACACCAATTCTTGTGAGCCGCTTCTACCGAGCACCTGAGATAA TTCTTGGATTGCCGTACGATCATTCGTTGGATATGTGGTCAGTTGGCTGTTGCCTATATGAACTTTACACAGGGAAAATCTTATTTCCTGGTGGGACGAACAATGGCATGCTTTGGCTTCACATGGAATTGAAGGGTCCATTCCCCAAGAAGATGCTTCGAAAG GGAGCCTTTACAACTCAACACTTTGACCAGGACCTTAATTTCCATGCCACTGATGAGAATCTGATTAAGAAGAAG GGGGTGAATAAATTGTGTATGAACGTTAAACCaagtggtgttggtcccaaaatatCAAGCTTCCCAGGCGAGGATCCGAAAATGCTGTCCAGGTTTAAAGATCTCCTGGAGAAAATGTTTGTGCTAGATCCACAAAAGAGGCTCACTGTGTCACAAGCGCTTAGCCATCCATTTATCACTGGCAAGTGA